Proteins encoded together in one Microbacterium oxydans window:
- a CDS encoding SdpI family protein, translating into MVVIAVVVPLLLLFTAVLVELAGRGRLRRNRIAGIRTRATMRSDTAWSAAHRSAAPTVWIGFAVSAVAGIVALVSDGTLSLVCGVTVVVAFFATAAASLIQAGRAGAAAS; encoded by the coding sequence ATGGTCGTGATCGCCGTGGTCGTCCCGCTCCTGCTGCTGTTCACCGCGGTGCTGGTGGAGCTGGCGGGCCGCGGTCGACTGCGACGCAACCGGATCGCCGGCATCCGCACGCGCGCGACCATGAGGAGCGACACCGCCTGGTCCGCGGCGCACCGATCGGCCGCCCCGACGGTCTGGATCGGCTTCGCGGTGAGCGCGGTCGCCGGCATCGTCGCGCTCGTCAGCGACGGCACCCTCTCCCTCGTGTGCGGTGTCACCGTCGTGGTCGCGTTCTTCGCCACGGCCGCGGCATCGCTCATCCAGGCGGGCAGAGCGGGCGCGGCCGCGTCATAG
- a CDS encoding ATP-binding cassette domain-containing protein, with product MPEGQVLEFTHVTKRFNEVTAVSDFSARVEPGAVTAFLGPNGAGKTTTLRILLGQVRATSGTATIGGTAFAELRQPLRTIGSVLEETVYRPRRTAERQLTIAAKANGIPLARVGEVLSLVGLDGEGDSRIGGFSLGMRQRLSVAHALLGDPGALVFDEPANGLDPEGIRWMRLLMRRLADEGRTVLVSSHVLSEVEQVADNVLVLSKGQLVLASGIETLADPKGGSVIVDAADRGALTAALSAAGFDIEVLRSGLTVRGGDAGTVGAVAADAGIALSTLVQRGPTLEDVFIDLMRGGRLSTRIEDAAPQLAAPATDAPVTAEVDGPADDVTDAPVGPVDSVVAIPVAAAAAWAAEAAAAPEGEDVADDLAASVAAPEAPAGDTTAGDTTAEDATAEEAPAEDAEGEPAEHASADVTSADGPSVEETPADAAPAEDAPTEDTQDETAAEESPAPSFDQILFGAAAPVAAVEPTPAEDVRDSVAEIFTTPPTDADEPERAPDHVADAGSESDTSSEDDSPSENEAAPEDEMVSEDETPSEDDHAGVEIFADLDAASESGDDDAASSADGDTRTDEESDGEESDPRSAAVSSMLAAAARAYYEDEPRDYPLSSDGQEAGEDTAAEGAHWSVASTGVIDTVPLEADDSAAEAEHGSDSGGEHADHEHADDAGENPASEHHDGEHHHHGDNHHG from the coding sequence ATGCCTGAAGGACAGGTGCTCGAGTTCACGCACGTGACGAAGCGCTTCAATGAGGTGACCGCCGTCTCGGACTTCTCCGCGCGCGTCGAGCCCGGTGCCGTCACCGCATTCCTCGGGCCGAACGGAGCCGGCAAGACCACCACGCTGCGCATCCTGCTCGGTCAGGTGCGTGCCACGTCCGGAACCGCCACGATCGGCGGCACGGCCTTCGCCGAGCTCCGCCAGCCGCTGCGCACGATCGGCTCGGTCCTCGAGGAGACCGTCTACCGTCCCCGCCGCACCGCCGAACGACAGCTGACCATCGCCGCGAAGGCGAACGGCATCCCGCTGGCGCGCGTCGGCGAGGTCCTCTCCCTGGTCGGACTCGACGGAGAGGGCGACTCGCGGATCGGCGGCTTCTCCCTCGGTATGCGTCAGCGGTTGAGCGTCGCGCACGCCCTCCTCGGCGACCCCGGTGCGCTCGTCTTCGACGAACCGGCCAACGGACTCGACCCGGAGGGGATCCGCTGGATGCGGCTCCTGATGCGCCGCCTCGCCGACGAGGGCCGCACCGTCCTCGTGTCCTCGCACGTCCTCAGCGAGGTCGAGCAGGTCGCCGACAACGTGCTCGTCCTGTCCAAGGGCCAGCTCGTGCTGGCCAGTGGCATCGAGACCCTCGCCGACCCGAAGGGCGGCTCCGTGATCGTGGATGCCGCGGATCGCGGCGCACTCACGGCCGCGCTGTCGGCTGCCGGGTTCGACATCGAGGTGCTGCGCTCGGGCCTCACCGTCCGCGGCGGAGACGCCGGCACGGTCGGTGCCGTCGCCGCCGACGCCGGGATCGCCCTGAGCACGCTCGTGCAGCGCGGTCCGACGCTCGAAGACGTCTTCATCGACCTGATGCGCGGCGGCCGACTGAGCACGCGCATCGAGGACGCGGCCCCGCAGCTCGCTGCCCCCGCGACCGATGCCCCCGTGACCGCCGAGGTCGACGGCCCCGCCGACGACGTGACGGATGCCCCGGTCGGGCCTGTCGACTCCGTGGTCGCGATTCCCGTGGCCGCGGCCGCCGCATGGGCGGCCGAGGCCGCTGCCGCTCCGGAGGGTGAGGATGTCGCGGACGACCTCGCCGCCTCCGTCGCCGCTCCGGAAGCGCCTGCTGGAGACACGACTGCTGGAGACACGACTGCTGAGGACGCGACCGCTGAGGAAGCACCGGCTGAGGACGCTGAAGGAGAGCCCGCGGAGCATGCATCCGCAGACGTGACCTCCGCCGACGGGCCTTCTGTCGAGGAGACCCCCGCCGACGCAGCCCCCGCCGAGGACGCCCCCACGGAGGACACGCAGGACGAGACCGCGGCCGAGGAGTCGCCGGCGCCGTCCTTCGACCAGATCCTCTTCGGGGCGGCCGCGCCGGTCGCCGCCGTCGAGCCCACCCCCGCGGAAGATGTCCGCGACAGCGTCGCCGAGATCTTCACGACCCCGCCCACCGATGCGGACGAGCCCGAGCGGGCTCCCGATCACGTCGCCGACGCCGGGTCGGAGAGCGACACCTCCTCGGAGGATGACTCCCCGTCGGAGAACGAAGCCGCGCCCGAGGACGAAATGGTGTCGGAGGACGAAACCCCGTCCGAGGACGACCATGCCGGGGTCGAGATCTTCGCCGACCTCGACGCGGCGAGCGAGTCCGGCGACGACGACGCCGCGTCGTCCGCCGACGGCGACACCCGCACCGACGAGGAGAGCGACGGCGAGGAGTCGGACCCCCGCTCCGCTGCTGTCAGCTCGATGCTCGCCGCAGCGGCTCGCGCCTACTACGAGGATGAGCCACGGGACTACCCGCTGAGCTCGGACGGTCAGGAAGCCGGCGAAGACACCGCGGCGGAGGGCGCCCACTGGAGCGTCGCCTCCACGGGCGTCATCGACACCGTGCCGCTGGAAGCAGACGACAGCGCCGCAGAGGCGGAGCACGGCTCCGACTCCGGTGGCGAGCACGCCGACCACGAGCACGCCGACGACGCCGGCGAGAACCCCGCGAGTGAGCACCACGACGGCGAGCACCACCACCACGGCGACAACCACCACGGCTGA
- a CDS encoding enoyl-CoA hydratase/isomerase family protein — protein sequence MTDSRAASRVLVRTEGALGRLTLNRPEAINALDVEMIGLLTEALHAWRDDTDVQIVLIDGAGERGMCAGGDVRALHAQIVAGQAEQTAEFFRAEYALNAMIAEYPKPVVSFADGITMGGGIGLAGHAAIRIVTERSKLAMPETRIGFTPDVGGTWLLGRAPGRFGEYFGLTGATMSGADAVYLGFADHFVPSDRLDALSEALAFRADPTGPSEIVLLFDETPEPTQLPESREWIDDAFSAPTVTEIIERLQARGTTEAAATADLLEGLAPTGLTVTLDAVREARELPGLRAALEGEYRRVLWFVNEHPDLVEGIRAQLVDKDRNPKWDPPTLAELAPDAGAPARDYVPQHPLF from the coding sequence GTGACCGATTCTCGCGCTGCATCCCGCGTCCTCGTCCGCACCGAAGGAGCGCTCGGGCGGCTCACGCTCAATCGCCCCGAGGCGATCAACGCCCTCGACGTCGAGATGATCGGCCTCCTGACCGAGGCCCTGCACGCCTGGCGCGACGACACCGACGTGCAGATCGTGCTCATCGACGGCGCGGGGGAGCGCGGCATGTGCGCCGGCGGCGACGTCCGCGCCCTGCACGCGCAGATCGTCGCCGGCCAGGCCGAGCAGACGGCGGAGTTCTTCCGCGCCGAGTACGCACTGAACGCGATGATCGCGGAGTACCCGAAGCCGGTCGTCTCCTTCGCCGACGGCATCACGATGGGCGGCGGCATCGGCCTCGCCGGCCACGCCGCGATCCGCATCGTGACGGAGCGCTCGAAGCTCGCGATGCCCGAGACCCGCATCGGCTTCACCCCCGACGTCGGCGGCACCTGGCTGCTCGGCCGCGCTCCGGGACGCTTCGGCGAGTACTTCGGCCTGACCGGGGCGACCATGAGCGGAGCGGATGCCGTGTACCTGGGCTTCGCCGACCACTTCGTGCCGTCCGACCGTCTCGATGCACTCAGCGAGGCGCTCGCCTTCCGCGCGGACCCGACCGGGCCCAGCGAGATCGTGCTGCTGTTCGACGAGACGCCCGAGCCCACGCAGCTCCCGGAATCGCGCGAGTGGATCGACGACGCCTTCTCGGCGCCGACCGTGACCGAGATCATCGAGCGTCTCCAGGCGCGGGGGACGACGGAAGCCGCCGCGACCGCCGACCTCCTGGAGGGGCTCGCCCCGACCGGCCTCACGGTCACGCTCGACGCCGTGCGCGAGGCGCGCGAGCTGCCGGGGCTGCGCGCCGCGCTGGAGGGCGAGTACCGCCGAGTGCTGTGGTTCGTGAACGAGCACCCCGACCTCGTCGAGGGGATCAGGGCGCAGCTGGTGGACAAGGACCGGAACCCGAAGTGGGACCCGCCGACGCTCGCCGAGCTCGCCCCGGACGCCGGTGCTCCTGCGCGCGACTACGTGCCGCAGCATCCGCTCTTCTGA
- the hemL gene encoding glutamate-1-semialdehyde 2,1-aminomutase, with protein MTDRNDDLFSAARAVIPGGVNSPVRAYGSVGGTPRFLASAKGARVTDAAGREYVDLVASWGPALLGHAHPEIVAAVQEAASRGLSFGAPTEGEVELAALIADRVRFGEIRPVERVRLVSTGTEATMTAIRLARGATGRDLLVKFAGHYHGHSDGLLAEAGSGVATLALPGSAGVPAPIAAQTLVIGYNDPEALAAVFAEHGERIAAVIVEASAANMGVVAPLPGFNRLIAETAHAHGALMILDEVLTGFRVHPAGFWGLQAAAGEDYLPDIFTFGKVVGGGMPLAALGGRAEVMDLLAPLGPVYQAGTLSGNPLSVAAGLATLRLATPEVYATVDAAAARVSDALDAALTSAGVTHAVATAGNLFSASFRASAPRNYAEAQAQESFRYAPFFHSLREQGVALPPSVFEAWFLTAAHGEEEMQQIEAALPAAAEAAAAARP; from the coding sequence ATGACCGACCGCAATGACGACCTGTTCTCCGCTGCCCGCGCAGTGATCCCCGGTGGGGTCAACTCGCCGGTGCGGGCCTACGGGTCGGTCGGCGGCACGCCGCGGTTCCTCGCCTCGGCGAAGGGCGCGCGCGTGACGGATGCCGCGGGTCGCGAGTACGTCGACCTCGTCGCGTCCTGGGGTCCCGCTCTTCTCGGCCACGCGCACCCGGAGATCGTCGCCGCCGTGCAGGAGGCCGCGTCGCGCGGCCTGTCGTTCGGCGCTCCGACCGAGGGCGAGGTCGAGCTCGCGGCGCTGATCGCCGATCGCGTGCGGTTCGGGGAGATCCGTCCCGTGGAGCGCGTGCGGCTGGTGTCGACCGGCACCGAGGCCACGATGACGGCGATCCGTCTCGCCCGCGGCGCCACCGGGCGCGACCTGCTGGTGAAGTTCGCGGGGCACTACCACGGCCACTCGGACGGGCTCCTGGCCGAGGCGGGCTCGGGCGTCGCGACGCTGGCCCTCCCCGGTTCCGCCGGAGTGCCGGCCCCGATCGCGGCGCAGACGCTCGTGATCGGCTATAACGACCCGGAGGCTCTGGCCGCGGTGTTCGCCGAGCACGGGGAGCGCATCGCCGCCGTCATCGTGGAGGCCTCGGCGGCCAACATGGGTGTCGTCGCTCCGCTGCCCGGCTTCAACCGTCTGATCGCCGAGACCGCGCACGCGCACGGCGCGCTGATGATCCTCGACGAGGTGCTGACCGGCTTCCGCGTGCACCCCGCCGGCTTCTGGGGGCTGCAGGCGGCAGCGGGCGAGGACTACCTCCCCGACATCTTCACGTTCGGCAAGGTCGTCGGCGGCGGGATGCCGCTGGCCGCGCTCGGCGGTCGCGCCGAGGTCATGGACCTGCTCGCACCGCTCGGCCCCGTGTACCAGGCGGGAACCCTGTCCGGGAATCCGCTCTCGGTCGCAGCGGGCCTCGCGACGCTGCGGCTCGCGACGCCGGAGGTCTACGCGACCGTGGACGCGGCAGCCGCCCGGGTGTCGGACGCTCTCGATGCCGCGCTCACCTCGGCCGGAGTAACCCATGCGGTCGCGACCGCCGGGAACCTGTTCAGCGCGTCCTTCCGCGCCTCTGCGCCGCGGAACTATGCCGAGGCGCAGGCGCAGGAGTCGTTCCGCTACGCGCCGTTCTTCCACTCGCTGCGCGAACAGGGCGTGGCTCTTCCGCCGAGCGTCTTCGAGGCGTGGTTCCTCACCGCCGCCCACGGCGAGGAGGAGATGCAGCAGATCGAGGCCGCACTCCCCGCTGCCGCCGAGGCCGCGGCGGCCGCGCGTCCGTAG
- a CDS encoding GntR family transcriptional regulator, which produces MSPTPKLAPAAEANPALDIYRQLRGLIVSGQLGAGERLPTVRQTASDLGVAPGTVARAYKMLEGEGLVVSRTAAGTRVAESAGVLPASVIRRIRDLVEDAAAADADPDDVIDVLRTIWQTRSDPSVTADGEE; this is translated from the coding sequence ATGAGTCCGACGCCGAAGCTCGCACCGGCCGCCGAGGCGAATCCGGCGCTCGACATCTACCGCCAGCTGCGCGGCCTCATCGTGTCGGGGCAGCTGGGCGCGGGCGAACGACTGCCGACCGTCCGCCAGACGGCGAGCGATCTGGGCGTGGCTCCCGGCACCGTCGCGCGGGCGTACAAGATGCTCGAGGGTGAGGGACTCGTGGTCTCGCGGACGGCCGCCGGCACACGGGTCGCGGAGTCGGCTGGAGTGCTCCCTGCTTCGGTCATCCGGCGCATCCGCGACCTGGTCGAGGATGCGGCGGCCGCCGACGCCGATCCCGACGACGTCATCGACGTGCTCCGCACCATCTGGCAGACGCGCTCCGACCCCTCCGTCACCGCCGACGGCGAGGAGTAG